The proteins below are encoded in one region of Gaiella occulta:
- the mgrA gene encoding L-glyceraldehyde 3-phosphate reductase, whose protein sequence is MTYVPARERYDRMAYRRCGRSGLLLPAISLGLWHNFGHDRPLDTSRAIVRRAFDLGITHFDLANNYGPPYGSAEKNFGRLLRRDLGPYRDELVISTKAGYDMWPGPYGDHGSRKYLLASLDQSLLRMGLDYVDIFYSHRADPDTPLEETMGALASAVQQGKALYVGISSYAPDRTAAAAALLRDLGTPLLIHQPSYSLLNRWIEDGLLDVLEAEGVGCIGFSPLAQGLLSDRYLAGVPEGSRASRGTSLEPAHLSEENLARIRGLNEIAAGRGQSLAQMALAWTLRDARVTSTLVGASSVAQLEANVASLDRLDFGADELAAIDRYAVEGGVNLWAPSSAVAAP, encoded by the coding sequence GTGACCTACGTCCCCGCACGCGAGCGCTACGACCGCATGGCCTACCGCCGCTGCGGGCGTAGCGGCCTGCTCTTGCCGGCGATCTCGCTCGGCCTCTGGCACAACTTCGGCCACGACCGCCCGCTCGACACGAGCCGCGCCATCGTGCGTCGCGCCTTCGACCTCGGCATCACGCACTTCGACCTCGCGAACAACTACGGGCCGCCGTACGGGTCGGCGGAGAAGAACTTCGGCCGCTTGCTGCGCCGGGATCTGGGCCCGTACCGCGACGAGCTCGTGATCTCGACCAAGGCGGGCTACGACATGTGGCCGGGCCCCTACGGCGACCACGGCTCGCGCAAGTACCTGCTCGCGAGCCTCGACCAGAGCCTGCTGCGCATGGGCCTCGACTACGTCGACATCTTCTACTCGCATCGCGCCGACCCGGACACGCCGCTCGAGGAGACGATGGGCGCCCTCGCGAGCGCGGTGCAGCAGGGCAAGGCGCTGTACGTCGGCATCTCCTCGTACGCGCCCGACCGCACCGCCGCGGCTGCGGCGCTGCTGCGCGATCTCGGCACACCGCTCCTCATCCACCAGCCGTCCTACTCGCTGCTGAACCGCTGGATCGAGGATGGCTTGCTCGACGTGCTCGAGGCGGAGGGGGTCGGCTGCATCGGCTTCTCCCCGCTCGCGCAGGGCCTCCTCAGCGACCGCTACCTCGCCGGCGTGCCGGAGGGGTCGCGCGCGAGCAGGGGCACGTCGCTCGAGCCCGCGCATCTGTCGGAGGAGAACCTCGCCCGCATTCGCGGGCTGAACGAGATCGCGGCGGGGCGCGGCCAGTCCCTCGCCCAGATGGCTCTGGCGTGGACGCTGCGCGATGCGCGCGTGACCTCGACGCTGGTCGGGGCGAGCAGCGTCGCGCAGCTGGAGGCGAACGTGGCCTCGCTCGACCGCCTCGACTTCGGCGCCGACGAGCTGGCGGCGATCGACCGCTACGCGGTCGAGGGGGGCGTCAACCTGTGGGCGCCGTCGTCGGCCGTCGCCGCTCCATGA
- the tdh gene encoding L-threonine 3-dehydrogenase — translation MLALVKERPGEGLTLSEVPEPAPGINDVLIRVRKAGICGTDLHIYAWDDWAARTIPTPMAIGHEFVGEIVAVGSNVSDFHPGDLVSGEGHVVCGRCRNCMAGRRHLCAHTIGLGVNRPGAFAELVVLPMTNIWHHWDGIDEDVAAIFDPFGNATHTALSFPVLGEDVLITGAGPIGCMAAAIVRHAGARHVVVTDLNPFRRDLAAAMGATVVVDPRERELRDVQGELGMTEGFDVALEMSGSPAALDAIVQNMAHGGRVAVLGIPSDAVSLDLERVVFDMLTIKGIYGREMYETWYQMTVMLQSGLDISPVITHRFSHGDFEEAFAVARSGASGKVILDWTDV, via the coding sequence ATGTTGGCGCTCGTCAAGGAACGTCCAGGGGAGGGACTGACGCTGTCCGAGGTGCCGGAGCCGGCGCCCGGCATCAACGACGTGCTCATCCGTGTGCGCAAGGCGGGGATCTGCGGCACCGACCTGCACATCTACGCGTGGGACGACTGGGCCGCGCGGACGATCCCGACGCCGATGGCGATCGGGCACGAGTTCGTGGGCGAGATCGTCGCCGTCGGCTCGAACGTGAGCGACTTCCATCCCGGCGACCTCGTCAGCGGCGAGGGGCACGTCGTCTGCGGCCGCTGCCGCAACTGCATGGCGGGGAGGCGGCACCTGTGCGCGCACACGATCGGCCTGGGCGTGAACCGGCCGGGTGCGTTCGCCGAGCTCGTCGTGCTGCCGATGACGAACATCTGGCATCACTGGGACGGCATCGACGAGGACGTGGCGGCGATCTTCGACCCGTTCGGCAACGCGACCCACACGGCGCTCTCGTTCCCGGTGCTCGGGGAGGACGTCCTCATCACCGGGGCCGGCCCGATCGGCTGCATGGCGGCGGCGATCGTGCGCCACGCGGGCGCGCGTCACGTGGTCGTGACCGACCTCAACCCCTTCCGCCGCGACCTCGCGGCCGCCATGGGGGCGACGGTCGTCGTCGACCCGCGGGAGCGGGAGCTGCGGGACGTGCAGGGCGAGCTCGGCATGACGGAGGGCTTCGACGTTGCGCTCGAGATGTCGGGAAGCCCTGCCGCGCTCGACGCGATCGTGCAGAACATGGCGCACGGCGGGCGGGTGGCGGTGCTCGGGATCCCGTCCGACGCGGTCTCGCTCGACCTCGAGCGGGTCGTCTTCGACATGCTCACGATCAAGGGCATCTACGGCCGCGAGATGTACGAGACCTGGTACCAGATGACGGTGATGCTGCAGTCGGGGCTCGACATCTCGCCGGTCATCACGCACCGCTTCTCGCACGGGGACTTCGAGGAGGCGTTCGCCGTCGCCCGCTCGGGTGCGTCCGGCAAGGTGATCCTCGACTGGACCGACGTGTAG
- a CDS encoding glycine C-acetyltransferase translates to MYEAFRDELRARLREAREAGVYKSELLITTPQSAHVGVEGRGELLNMCANNYLGLANHPEVVAAAREALDRWGFGMASVRFICGTQAQHRELERRLAAFLGSDDAILFGSCFDANGGLFEALLGPEDAVISDALNHASIIDGIRLCKARRLRYANSDMDELERALTECADARYRLIATDGVFSMDGYVARLDAICELAERHDALVMVDDSHAVGFVGPSGRGTHELHGVVERVDILTGTLGKAMGGASGGYVAGRAEIVELLRQRARPYLFSNSVAPPVVAASQRALELIEGSDDLRARLRENTAAFRAGMAELGFDVLPGDHPIVPVMIGDEIAAARLSRALIDLGVYAVSFSFPVVPRGTARIRTQMSAAHTRADIEFALDAFRRAREAVGMGQARDG, encoded by the coding sequence GTGTACGAAGCGTTTCGGGACGAGCTGAGGGCGCGGCTGCGGGAGGCGCGCGAAGCCGGCGTCTACAAGTCGGAGCTGCTCATCACGACGCCGCAGTCGGCGCACGTCGGCGTCGAGGGCCGGGGCGAGCTGCTGAACATGTGTGCGAACAACTATCTCGGGCTTGCGAACCATCCCGAGGTCGTCGCGGCCGCGCGGGAGGCGCTCGACCGCTGGGGCTTCGGAATGGCGTCGGTGCGCTTCATCTGCGGCACCCAGGCGCAGCACCGGGAGCTGGAGCGTCGCCTCGCCGCGTTCCTCGGCAGCGACGACGCGATTCTGTTCGGCTCCTGCTTCGATGCCAACGGGGGCCTGTTCGAGGCGCTGCTCGGGCCGGAGGACGCGGTCATCTCGGATGCGCTCAACCACGCGTCGATCATCGACGGCATCCGGCTGTGCAAGGCCCGGCGGCTGCGGTACGCGAACAGCGACATGGACGAGCTGGAGCGAGCGCTGACGGAGTGCGCCGACGCGCGCTACCGGCTGATCGCGACGGACGGAGTATTCTCGATGGACGGGTACGTGGCCCGGCTCGACGCCATCTGCGAGCTGGCCGAGCGCCACGACGCCCTCGTGATGGTCGACGACTCGCACGCGGTCGGCTTCGTGGGCCCGAGCGGCCGCGGCACGCACGAGCTGCACGGCGTCGTCGAGCGGGTCGACATCCTCACCGGCACGCTCGGCAAGGCGATGGGCGGCGCGAGCGGCGGCTACGTGGCGGGGCGTGCCGAGATCGTCGAGCTGCTGCGTCAGCGTGCACGCCCCTACCTGTTCTCGAACAGCGTCGCGCCGCCTGTCGTGGCGGCGAGCCAGAGGGCGCTCGAGCTGATCGAGGGCTCCGACGACCTGCGCGCGCGGCTGCGCGAGAACACGGCGGCGTTCCGCGCAGGGATGGCCGAGCTCGGCTTCGACGTGCTGCCGGGCGACCACCCGATCGTGCCGGTGATGATCGGCGACGAGATCGCCGCCGCGCGCCTGTCGCGGGCGCTGATCGACCTCGGCGTCTACGCCGTCAGCTTCTCCTTCCCGGTCGTGCCGCGCGGCACCGCCCGCATCCGCACGCAGATGTCGGCCGCGCACACCCGTGCCGACATCGAGTTCGCCCTCGACGCGTTCCGCCGCGCGCGGGAGGCGGTCGGCATGGGGCAGGCGCGCGACGGGTGA
- a CDS encoding sigma-70 family RNA polymerase sigma factor, producing MAVATPDSDLRTLYDAHAGELFAFALRTLGERGAAEDLVQDVFLRAWLRAETYRPERGPARGWLFAIARNLAIDTARARSARPQLAAERVDETGSRDSEFEQIEQRIVLAEALGRLTPDHRRALVEVAIRERTVSEAAAVLGVPPGTVKSRVFYALKALRLGLEELGFGAEE from the coding sequence GTGGCCGTTGCAACTCCCGACTCCGATCTGCGGACCCTCTACGACGCGCACGCAGGCGAGCTGTTCGCTTTCGCCCTGCGAACACTGGGTGAGCGCGGGGCGGCGGAGGATCTCGTGCAGGACGTGTTCCTGCGTGCCTGGCTGCGGGCGGAGACGTACCGGCCGGAGCGCGGCCCCGCGAGAGGATGGCTGTTCGCGATCGCGCGGAACCTTGCCATCGATACGGCACGGGCTCGCTCGGCGCGACCGCAGCTCGCGGCAGAGAGGGTCGATGAGACGGGCTCGCGCGACAGCGAGTTCGAGCAGATCGAGCAGCGGATCGTGCTCGCCGAGGCGCTTGGACGGCTCACACCCGATCATCGACGTGCGCTCGTCGAGGTCGCGATCCGGGAGCGGACAGTGAGCGAGGCGGCAGCAGTGCTGGGCGTGCCCCCGGGAACGGTGAAGAGCAGGGTTTTCTATGCGTTGAAGGCGCTACGGCTCGGGCTGGAAGAACTAGGTTTCGGAGCAGAGGAATGA
- a CDS encoding anti-sigma factor: MTGCDEIRVELGAYALGALEPEDAQRVEAHLEGCDRCRAELEQLSFASDLLRMPAALAFAADPEADPAPVEKALAALSAARIGEARRVRRLRLGALTASAGLMVAIGVVFTLGTRPADHFAPTGRAMALQAGNGFAALASVRLSARPWGTQVDLRTERMPPLPQGAYYEVWLVRTDGTRVAAGTFRPSSPGGRARVRLAAGIPRPLVARVGITREGFGPSVRVLGAAA; this comes from the coding sequence ATGACGGGTTGCGACGAGATCCGGGTCGAACTCGGCGCCTATGCGCTGGGCGCGCTCGAGCCGGAGGACGCGCAGAGGGTTGAGGCGCATCTCGAGGGCTGCGATCGCTGCCGGGCCGAGTTGGAGCAGCTCTCCTTCGCATCGGACCTGCTGCGGATGCCGGCCGCGTTGGCTTTCGCGGCTGATCCCGAGGCGGATCCGGCTCCGGTCGAGAAGGCGCTCGCGGCGCTTTCTGCTGCGAGGATCGGCGAGGCTCGGCGCGTTCGCCGGCTCCGACTCGGCGCCCTGACGGCGAGCGCTGGGCTCATGGTCGCCATCGGGGTCGTGTTCACGCTCGGCACGAGGCCGGCCGATCATTTCGCTCCGACCGGCCGCGCGATGGCGTTGCAGGCGGGGAACGGCTTCGCCGCGTTGGCGAGCGTACGGCTCAGCGCCCGGCCCTGGGGCACCCAGGTCGATCTTCGAACCGAGCGGATGCCCCCGCTTCCGCAGGGTGCCTATTACGAGGTCTGGCTCGTGCGCACGGACGGGACACGCGTCGCGGCGGGGACCTTCCGGCCGAGCTCACCCGGCGGACGCGCGCGCGTCCGGCTCGCCGCGGGGATTCCACGGCCGTTGGTTGCCCGGGTCGGCATCACCCGCGAGGGCTTCGGCCCGAGCGTGCGAGTGCTCGGCGCCGCTGCCTGA
- a CDS encoding LysR substrate-binding domain-containing protein: MIPGKTLGTLMQPSYPCKWCSNTSDRASSSNRREWLASEGILVRDLALLVAAIELGSLTKAAGAAHLTQPAVSKRVALLERRYGLALLERWKGGVRPTEAGRILYAEARQILGGLERADAAMADLARHERRMLRVAASYTIGETLLPIWLAALRLDRPELLVDARVGNSAEVVARVLASDVDLGFVETPEPPAGVDYLEVGSDELVAVVAPASDLAHLDVVDASSLAAATFVTREQGSGTREAGARWLARLGAEPAQELALSSTGAVKGAVEAGAGFALLSRRAVERELAAGSLAELRMAVACPPRPLGAITKPGARAPEPALRLLALLRRPGADDRIGTALLPPIG; encoded by the coding sequence ATGATTCCCGGGAAGACCTTGGGTACGCTCATGCAACCAAGCTACCCATGTAAATGGTGTTCGAACACGTCGGATCGCGCATCTTCATCTAACCGTAGGGAATGGCTCGCGAGTGAGGGGATTCTCGTTCGCGACCTGGCGCTGCTCGTGGCGGCGATCGAGCTGGGTTCCCTCACGAAGGCCGCGGGGGCGGCGCACTTGACCCAGCCGGCGGTATCGAAGCGAGTGGCGCTGCTCGAGCGACGCTATGGGCTGGCGTTGCTCGAGCGCTGGAAGGGTGGTGTGCGCCCGACCGAGGCGGGACGCATCCTCTACGCCGAGGCGCGCCAGATCCTCGGTGGGCTCGAGCGCGCCGACGCGGCGATGGCCGATCTCGCGCGACACGAGCGGCGGATGCTTCGGGTCGCGGCCAGCTACACGATCGGGGAGACGCTGCTGCCGATCTGGCTTGCAGCGCTGCGTCTCGACCGGCCGGAGCTGCTCGTGGACGCCCGGGTGGGGAACTCGGCAGAGGTCGTCGCCCGCGTGCTCGCGAGCGACGTCGACCTCGGCTTCGTCGAGACGCCCGAGCCGCCGGCGGGCGTCGACTACCTCGAAGTCGGCAGCGACGAGCTCGTCGCGGTGGTGGCCCCGGCGAGCGATCTCGCGCACCTCGACGTCGTGGACGCCTCCTCGCTCGCAGCAGCCACCTTCGTCACGCGGGAGCAGGGCTCGGGTACCCGCGAGGCCGGAGCGCGCTGGCTCGCCCGGCTCGGAGCCGAACCGGCGCAGGAGCTCGCGCTTTCGAGCACAGGCGCCGTCAAAGGCGCAGTCGAGGCGGGAGCCGGGTTCGCGCTGCTTTCCCGCCGGGCGGTCGAACGCGAGCTTGCGGCCGGCTCGCTGGCCGAGCTCCGAATGGCCGTCGCCTGCCCACCGCGGCCGCTCGGTGCGATCACGAAGCCCGGCGCGCGCGCGCCCGAGCCGGCGCTCAGACTCCTCGCGCTGCTTCGTCGCCCGGGGGCCGACGACCGGATCGGCACCGCCCTGCTCCCGCCGATCGGGTGA
- a CDS encoding YeiH family protein: protein MSVPKVFPGIMLVAGLSAAAYTLMLLVPTTSSLIWALLLGAVTVNLIGPRPRLHPGIAFAAKPLLRLGVALLGIRMSVSLFLSIGWRGLLIVPVSLAATLLLTVALGKRLGLPPALALLIGTGSSICGASAIAAMESVSDAKEEETAFAVATVTLFGSAAMLGLPLVGENLLGLSPSVYGVWAGASVHEVAQVVGATAGVSAVALKVGTVVKLARVTLLAPSVAVVGSLRNRQAASTGAGRALPVPTFVLAFLGLVALRSTGWVPDVVVRGTTTLDTLLLTAALAGLGLGVDVRRLRRLGLRPIVLGFASWLLIAGISLVLILALY, encoded by the coding sequence ATGAGCGTACCCAAGGTCTTCCCGGGAATCATGCTTGTCGCCGGGCTGAGCGCCGCCGCGTACACGCTGATGCTGCTCGTCCCGACGACCAGCAGCCTGATCTGGGCGCTGCTGCTCGGCGCCGTCACCGTCAACCTGATCGGACCGCGCCCACGACTGCATCCGGGAATCGCCTTCGCCGCCAAGCCGCTGCTCCGGCTCGGCGTCGCGCTGCTCGGCATCCGCATGAGCGTCTCCCTGTTCCTGAGCATCGGCTGGCGCGGCCTCCTGATCGTCCCGGTGAGTCTCGCTGCCACGCTCCTCCTCACGGTCGCGCTCGGAAAGCGCCTCGGACTCCCGCCCGCGCTCGCGCTTCTGATCGGCACCGGAAGCTCGATCTGCGGAGCCTCTGCGATCGCCGCGATGGAATCCGTTTCCGACGCCAAGGAAGAAGAGACCGCCTTCGCCGTCGCCACCGTGACGCTCTTCGGCAGCGCGGCCATGCTCGGCCTGCCGTTGGTCGGTGAGAACCTGCTCGGTCTCTCCCCCTCGGTCTACGGGGTCTGGGCCGGCGCCTCCGTGCACGAGGTGGCCCAGGTCGTCGGGGCGACCGCCGGTGTCTCCGCGGTCGCGCTCAAGGTCGGCACCGTCGTCAAGCTCGCACGCGTCACCCTCCTCGCGCCCTCGGTCGCTGTCGTCGGCAGCCTGCGCAACCGCCAAGCCGCCTCGACCGGCGCCGGCCGCGCCTTGCCCGTCCCGACTTTCGTGCTTGCCTTCCTCGGCCTGGTCGCTTTGCGCAGCACAGGCTGGGTTCCCGACGTGGTTGTCCGCGGCACCACCACGCTCGACACGCTCCTCCTCACCGCCGCTCTCGCAGGGCTCGGCCTCGGTGTCGACGTACGCCGCCTGCGCCGACTCGGACTCCGCCCCATCGTGCTCGGATTCGCCTCCTGGCTCCTGATCGCCGGCATCAGCCTCGTCCTCATCCTCGCTCTCTACTGA
- a CDS encoding allene oxide cyclase family protein: protein MKALALVAIAAAGALVLVATATGKEAPPPRGEITIHVVEHATTDAVTDTGAKGDSAGDVLTFANELFDRTNTRHSGHDQGFCVRTVAGAAWECWWTAFLAGGQITVEGPFYDARNSRLAVTGGTGVYAKARGWMQLRSRAAGTQFDFIYHLTLMPSR, encoded by the coding sequence ATGAAGGCTCTGGCTCTCGTCGCCATCGCCGCCGCCGGCGCGCTTGTGCTCGTCGCCACCGCAACGGGCAAGGAGGCACCGCCCCCGCGGGGCGAGATCACGATCCACGTGGTCGAGCACGCCACGACCGACGCCGTCACGGACACGGGCGCGAAGGGCGACTCGGCGGGCGACGTGCTCACGTTCGCCAACGAGCTGTTCGACCGCACGAACACCCGCCACAGCGGGCACGACCAGGGCTTCTGCGTGCGCACCGTCGCCGGCGCGGCGTGGGAGTGCTGGTGGACGGCCTTCCTCGCCGGCGGCCAGATCACCGTCGAAGGCCCCTTCTACGACGCGCGTAACAGCCGCCTGGCCGTGACCGGCGGCACGGGCGTCTACGCGAAGGCTCGGGGCTGGATGCAGCTGCGCTCTCGCGCCGCGGGCACCCAGTTCGACTTCATCTATCACCTGACGCTGATGCCGTCCCGGTGA
- the lexA gene encoding transcriptional repressor LexA produces MLTARQQEIWQFLVAYTDGHGYPPTVREIGEAVGLASPSTVHAHLANLERAGLLKRDPSKPRALDLVGHRRVEAAPAPPPAEELPRLPLLGQIAAGSPLLAEENVDDRIAVPEPLGRGADFLLTVRGDSMIEAGILDGDTLVVRRQEDAVNGDIVVALVGDDESANEATVKTFYREPGRIRLQPENSALEPIYADHVRVLGKVVGVFRSLR; encoded by the coding sequence ATGCTCACGGCACGACAGCAGGAGATCTGGCAGTTCCTCGTCGCGTACACGGATGGGCACGGCTACCCGCCGACCGTGCGCGAGATCGGCGAGGCAGTCGGGCTCGCCTCTCCGTCGACGGTGCACGCCCACCTCGCCAACCTCGAGCGCGCGGGCCTGCTGAAGCGCGACCCGTCGAAGCCCCGGGCTCTCGACCTCGTCGGCCACCGCCGCGTCGAGGCCGCGCCTGCGCCCCCGCCCGCGGAGGAGCTTCCCCGCCTGCCGCTGCTCGGCCAGATCGCCGCCGGCTCGCCGCTGCTCGCCGAGGAGAACGTCGACGACCGCATCGCGGTGCCGGAGCCGCTTGGCCGCGGAGCCGACTTCCTGCTCACCGTCCGGGGCGACTCGATGATCGAGGCGGGCATCCTCGACGGCGACACCCTCGTCGTGCGCAGGCAGGAGGACGCGGTCAACGGCGACATCGTCGTGGCCCTCGTCGGCGACGACGAGAGCGCGAACGAGGCGACCGTGAAGACCTTCTACCGCGAGCCGGGCCGCATACGCCTGCAGCCGGAGAACAGCGCGCTGGAACCGATCTACGCCGACCACGTGCGGGTGCTCGGGAAGGTCGTGGGGGTGTTCAGGAGCCTGCGATGA
- the secG gene encoding preprotein translocase subunit SecG yields MTSVFAVLQVLVSAALLALVLMHSGRDAGFGGIGFTPQSQGGTHIVERNLTRLTTIVAVLFFVNTVILYRLLA; encoded by the coding sequence ATGACGTCGGTCTTCGCAGTCCTGCAGGTGCTCGTCTCGGCAGCGCTGCTGGCCCTCGTGCTGATGCACTCCGGCCGCGACGCCGGGTTCGGCGGCATCGGCTTCACGCCGCAGTCGCAGGGAGGCACCCACATCGTCGAGCGCAACCTCACGCGCCTGACGACGATCGTCGCGGTGCTGTTCTTCGTCAACACCGTGATCCTGTATCGCCTGCTCGCGTAG
- a CDS encoding glycosyltransferase: protein MRILLVSQMYPGPDAPDLGTFVAGLERELEGRGHEIARAVVSRRGGRGRHVMLARDVARTARSFRPDVVYAHFLVPAGLLAALAGRAPLVVTAHGQDVANAHTSRAVREATRLAVHRARAVIAVSAWLRDRLVEAVPSAAAKIEVVDCGVDLARFAPRSQDAARAAVGWDPAGTAFLCIGSLSERKNVLRLARAFEHRGEGELAFVGDGPLRPALAGRSRIRLAGPVPHDEVPVWIAASDVVCQPSLVEPFGLATLEAMACGRAVVATKVGGPPAFVAPGAGVLVDPEDGDALAAALTEAAALPRPNAAARTAAEAHDVRRQAERVEEILLRAARDRRA, encoded by the coding sequence GTGCGGATCCTGCTCGTCTCGCAGATGTACCCCGGGCCCGACGCGCCCGACCTCGGGACGTTCGTCGCCGGCCTGGAGCGCGAGCTCGAGGGGCGCGGGCACGAGATCGCGCGGGCGGTGGTGTCACGACGCGGCGGGCGCGGCAGGCACGTCATGCTCGCCCGCGACGTCGCGCGGACGGCACGTTCGTTCCGGCCCGATGTCGTCTATGCCCACTTCCTCGTCCCGGCCGGCCTGCTGGCAGCGCTCGCCGGGAGGGCGCCGCTCGTCGTCACGGCGCACGGCCAGGACGTCGCGAACGCGCACACGAGCCGCGCCGTCCGGGAGGCGACGCGCCTCGCCGTGCACCGTGCCCGTGCCGTGATCGCCGTCTCGGCGTGGCTGCGCGACCGGCTCGTCGAGGCCGTCCCCTCGGCGGCGGCGAAGATCGAGGTCGTCGACTGCGGCGTCGATCTGGCGCGCTTCGCCCCCCGCTCCCAGGACGCGGCGCGGGCCGCCGTGGGCTGGGACCCCGCAGGCACGGCGTTTCTCTGCATCGGCTCGCTGTCGGAGCGCAAGAACGTGCTCCGCCTCGCGCGCGCCTTCGAGCACAGGGGCGAAGGCGAGCTCGCGTTCGTCGGCGACGGGCCGCTGCGGCCGGCGCTCGCGGGACGGTCGCGCATCCGCCTCGCGGGCCCGGTTCCCCACGACGAGGTTCCGGTGTGGATCGCCGCCAGCGACGTCGTCTGCCAGCCGAGCCTGGTCGAGCCGTTCGGCCTGGCGACGCTCGAGGCGATGGCCTGCGGCCGCGCCGTCGTCGCCACGAAGGTCGGCGGGCCGCCGGCGTTCGTCGCTCCCGGCGCGGGCGTGCTCGTCGACCCGGAAGACGGCGACGCGCTCGCGGCGGCGCTGACCGAGGCGGCCGCGCTGCCTCGACCGAACGCGGCGGCGCGCACGGCCGCCGAGGCGCACGACGTCAGGCGGCAGGCGGAGCGGGTGGAGGAGATCCTGCTGCGAGCCGCGCGAGATCGGCGAGCCTGA